A segment of the Suncus etruscus isolate mSunEtr1 chromosome 7, mSunEtr1.pri.cur, whole genome shotgun sequence genome:
aacattgtgAGCCCTACATGATTAAAACTTGGCATTTTTCCtttccctaccccccccccccccccgttcccaAAGAAGCACATAGAGTTTTTTGAGGGCCAGCtaaaaaggtgcctgccttgcatgtagtcaactggGGTATTATCTCCAGGaccacatatgattctccaaggcccactaggagtaatccctgagcacagagccaggaataagccctgagcactgctctgtgTGACCCTAacatcaaaaggaaaaaacaagatGGGTTTTTGAATAAccttttaaagttcttttctatttttactgcTAATATCCCATTTAAGTACAAaagtctttgttttccttttaggtaACTTCAATCCCTCCCTACTCAGTGGGTACGATCTATTTTAATGAGCTATGGAAGTTCACTACTGACGTATTGATCAGCATTGTTTCAGGCTGAATTTTTTTATAAGATATATGACATTATAAAACATTTCATGTTTTTGCTTTGGAAGAACACGAGCTTTGTAATCTCATCagaatattaaattaattctGGACAACATTCTCAAAATTAAAACAGTGATAGTAGAAACATGTTACATCACTTAAATCCATCTGTTTAATCTAGGACACTATATTATTGCAGATGATagacaaattttaaatataaattgggACCCAGGGGTTTTAGTACTTCATCTGAATACTAAACATTAAACCTGTCATTTTTATCAGGATTAtcaataattgaaaataatattataagcAAGTAGTCTAAAATGTATTACCATATGAAGAcaccaaaagataaaaattctcagagaaagcatttaaatgCAGGcttatactatttttttgtttgtttttaaatggaaAACATATGAGCTGGATTCCTCCCAACCCCTCAATCATTTCCTAGTACTTAAAGACATTATTTGCACTTAAAGACATTTAGTCATTGTTTTAAGCACGAGAGAGGATATAGAAAGAAATCTCAACTGGAAAATTCctactcaaaaaaaattttttttgttttgtttttttgggccacacccatctgatgcccaggggttactccttaagTGAGTAACTTAAGTGAGCTTAAGTTAACTTAAGTAAgcttaagtgctcagaaattgcccttgcttggggggaccatataggatgccgggggatcaaaccgtggtccttccttcgctagcgcttgcaaggcagacaccttacctccagtgccaccttgccggcccctactCAAAATTTTTGTAAAGGTGTGCTAGAGCTGGCTCCCACTGGTTAGaatcagtgttttatttttcaaaattttcccAAGCTGGTTATTAGAATAGCTATTATTAAACATggatatacacatttatataaattacattaaTTCTAAAGTTTATAATACCCAATTTATCTATGCTCATGAGGTTATTTACATTTATCTACTCAGATTGAtttgtcatgtgtgtgtgtgttttttttttatattcagtaAAGTCATTGGTGTTTTGAAATTGAATACCTGCTTACCAGCGATAAGAGTATTTCCACCACATAGAATAATAGCAAATGCTTTAGGTCAGGACTTTTCTTTTCCCCTCTGAGAACTGGTTAAAACATTTTATCAGCACATCACTGATTTTAGGCTAAGCAAACTCATTTGAAAAGCCTCTCTAAAAATTAGATGTAAAACAGACCTTTCAAGAATGATTAAGGCATTTTTCTATGTTAAATGTATAGAGTTGAATATCATTGTTCAATGTTCCACATGCTGGAGGCCTCGAATACTTATGATTTCTGTAGCACTCACATCTTAAATATTAGCAAGATCACTTCTATGTAAAAGCATTTTGTCATATCCAGGTCAAATTTATTTGCGACATCAAACTTTTAGAGTGCTTATATAGgcttataatattttgtttcattgcAGCTGCCACTGGTGACATGCCCACATACCAGATCCGAGCTCCAACCACTACTTTGCCGCAGGGAGTAGTGATGGCTGCCTCACCAGGAAGCTTGCACAGCCCCCAGCAACTGGCAGAAGAAGCAACACGCAAACGAGAGCTGAGGCTAATGAAAAACAGGTCAGATATTGCTCTAAAAGTCAGCAGCCTTTCCCGGGATGGACACGTAATGTCTTCCTGTTGGCCATAAAAGATGTGAtttggggcttgagtgatagtacaaggggACCTcaccttgcacgtagctgacctgggtttgattcctggcaccccacatggtcttccaagcacttcgagaaaaattcctgagtacagagcttggagaaacctctgagcatccccAGCTGTGGCCCCTGGAGATAAATAAATACCTTTTAAAAGATGTGGCTTTTTTCAAAGAATTTCTCCCAATTTTAGTGTTATCTGACATTTTACATGTTTTTTGCTCTAGTGTGCTGTTTGTCAGGGTTCCTTACCATGAAACTCTGATAAGCTCCAGATGTAGCTTTAATGTTTTTGTAAGGTCATGtctaaaaaacattaatttttcataatgaatgaatattacaaatattttgtatTGAAGTCTGAGGTAATTTtgacatttaaattaaataaaataaactttagtgTGAGTTAAAAATTTCTGAAGTCTTTTGCAGATAGTTATTCCTGTAACTTTTTCCTGTTTACAAATCATATGTATTATTCTGAAACATTCCAATCtagtacaaaaacaaataattaaaatgacttggggggctggagagatagcatggaggtagggcatttgccttgcatgcagaaggacggtggtttgaattccggcattcccgatggtcccccgagcctgccaggagcaatttctgaacatagagccaggagtaacccctgagtgctgccgggtgtgacccaaaaataaaacaaaacaaacgaaataAGATGATTTATAGTCTCAGGGCCGGTGCGGTGGCTCAAGGgataagatgtctgcctgcccgcactagcctaggatggatcccctggcattccatatggtcccccaagccagggagcgatttctgagtgcatagccaggaattaacccctgagagtcaccgggtgtggcccaaaaaccaaaaaaaaaaaaaaaaaagatgacttatagtttcaaaaataatgtgtatattttttcttttcttttcttttttcattttttaatactgtGTATATTTACttccatttcatttcattttattttgcttttttttgggggggggacacacccggtgacactcaggggccactcctggctatgcactcagacattgctcctggcttggaggaccatatgggactcaaagatcaaacctcggtccatcctaggttagcacgtgcaaggcaaatgccctactgctagtgctactgctccagcccctcttttcattttcttattcttgAACGAttgctgtaattttattttattttattttattttatttatttttgatttttgggccacactcggtgacgctcagggattgctcctgacttgagggaccatatgagatgctggggatcaaacccaggcccgtcctgggtcagctgcatgcaaggcaaacgccctattgctgtgctatcacttcagccctgtaatttatttttaagcagcTACATATCATAAAAAATGCTGTTTTCcaaagtcattttttaatttagcttaaatattattttgtgatttgttttttattattaagaatgatacatattgggcccggagagatagcacagcggcgtttaccttgcaagcagctgatccaggaccaaaggtggttggttcgaatcctggtgtcccatatggtcccccgtgcctgccaggagctatttctgagcagacagccaggagtaacccctgagcaccgccgggtgtggcccaaaaaccaaaaaacaaacaaacaaacaaacaaaaaaagaatgatacatattaatctatttttaaaataagcaaaatggggaccagaataatagtacagtgggtaaggcacttaccttgcatgtggccaacctgggttcgatcccagcatcccctgtggtctcctgagagtaattcctgagtgtagagccaggagtaacccctgaacactgccagatgtgtcccaaaacaaaacttaattaaataaataagaaaaaaatatgagtgTTTCCACTAAGTCTTCTCAGCTTATGCCTAATGAAGTAATTCAAGGTCCCCCAGATGACATTTCTGTGGAGTGGAAAGAGAGAGGCACCAGCCCCCGAGAAGGGAATCTActtctcttactttctctttctcttaccaGTCATTTGTCTGCAATGACTGTGGGCCTTGCTCCTTTCAGGAAAGGATAAACTGTCCTAGACCTTACCCAGCCTTTCAGGCTCACCACCtttttctcagaaaagaatttcagaaggagaCAAGCAGTGGAatcaaaacaggttttatttagaaattctgaagaAGGGGGAAGGAATGAGAATAACATGGTTAAGAGAAAACTTGACATTCTCCAGAGCCATAGGAACCCCAGTAAACATCTCAGAGGGGAAATGTGGGCAGCGTATGTACGGACACTGTGCATGGGTGACAACACACGTGcattctttctttgttccatgttgacttttaatttatttgtttatttgggggggcccacatctggcagcactcagggttactactggctttgtattcagaaaccactcctggggctggagcgatagcacagtggtaaggcatttgcccttgcacgcaaccaacactGGACAGACGGCAGTTtgtatcccagcattccatatggtcatatggtcttcgagccttccaggggtgatttctttttttttttggtttttaggtcacacccagcagcgctcatggggttactcctggctctacactcagaaattgcccctggcaggctctggagaccatatgggaagccaggatttgaaccactgtccttctgcaggcaaggcaaatgccttacggctgtgctatctttccagctcccaagggtgatttctgagcacagagccaggagtaacccctgagctgagtgccgtcgggtgtgaaccaaaaaccaaaaccaaaaccaaacaaaaaaaaaaatcactcctggcaggctctgggagtgggggaaccatacaggatgtcgggaatcaaacccggttcatcctgggtcatctttgtgcagggcaaatgccctaccactgtgctgtctctcctgcccctcctgttgaccttttttgtttgtttttttgtttttttgagggtcaTGTTGACTTTTATAGGGTTTTCCAACTTGCCCCACATGGAACTTTCTGCCTTGGTAAGAATCCATTGCTAGAGTGTCCAGGGTAGGATTGTTGGAGGTGTTTGGGGAGATAGTCGATGTGCTTCTTTGACATTCCTTGTTCCTGATGGAGCTGTAGTAATGGCAGGTAAAGGTTTTTTTCGGACCTTAGATACTGTGTTCACAAGATGGGTCCTGGCAGTGAAGCCATTAGCAGTTTAAGACTAGTAAAAGGGTAACTTCTTCAAATTCCATCTCTAGGTTTTATTACCTCCCAAGAACTTTTATTACATCCCAAGAATTCATTGCCTTGAGGGACTTTCTTATCTGCTTTCCTGCTTCACTAGAATTGTATGAAAAGGAAACCTCTTAGATGGGATTGTGCTCACCAATAATCACAACCTTAGAGTAGTATTTTATCTATGTTAGCAACTTCCTTTAAGTTTAAGCCTCTAAAGTTCAGAAATGAATGCTGAGCTCAGTTGTCTTTTTTACTGAATGTAACAGTAACAGCTACATTCAAGTTTGCCAGTtagctttttaaatataaaagctttACATATTATAgaatccccccccccatttttttttttaagttttggagccagatctggcagttctcagagcttacgtcaggctctgtgctcagagatccctcctggcaaggcttgggggacgcaagatgggatgcccagattcaaaccactgaccttctgtatgcaagacaaacacctttcctccatgctatctccagacCTAGAACTTCTTAAGTTAGACTACTATTTTATATGATTAGATAGAGTGAAAACTTCAGCAGATTGCCAGTAATAAGCTTTCTAGGATGGGAACCTCTTTATCTTTGATTATTCgaggtttgttctttttttttttttttttggtttttggtttttgggccacacccggcggtgctcaggggttactcctggctgtctgctcagaaatagctcctggcaggcacgggggaccatatgggacaccgggattcaaaccaaccacctttggtcctggattggctgcttgcaaggcaaacgccactgtgctatctctccgggccggaggTTTATTCTTTCATCAGTTTGCTCACAAATCCTGGAGGAGGGTTGAGTGGGAGGGCTCACAGGGCAGTAGAGTTGTTCTGTGGAAATCTTGTTACCAAAGATTCCGACTTTTGATCTGATAGAGATCTGTGGatactttaaaaatgttctcaatgaagggccggaaagatagagcatggaggtagggtatttgttttgcatgcagaaggacggtggtttgaatcccagcatcccctatggtccctcaagcctgccaggagcaatttctgagcatagagctaggagtaacccctgagcactgccgggtgtgacccaaaaaaccaaaaacaaaaaaaaacaaaaaaacaaacaaaaaaaaactgttctcagagggctggagtaataggacagcaggtaggatcatttgccatgcacactgcTGGCccaagttcagttcccagcattcaATCTCCAAATGGTCTCTAGCCTGTGAtgtataatccctgagccctgcagggGCTTAAACAAAAGTTTAAGAAATGAGttcctggggccagcgaggtggcgctagagataaggtgctagccaaggaaggaccatggtttgatccccagtgtcccatatggttcccccacgccaggggcaatttctgagcgcttagccaggagtaacctctgagcatcaaacgggtgtggcccgaaaaaccggaagaaaaaaaaagaattgagtttcctcgggctggagagatagcatggagggaaagccttgcatgtagaaggacagtggttcgaatcccagcatcccatatggtccccaagtctgccaggagcgatttctgagcatagagcaggagtaacccctgatcactgccaggtgtgacccaaagactgaaaaaaaaaaaaaagaattgagttcCTCTAAATATGTCCCTCAACTACCTAGATAGATAGATCccccaaaaggaaaatgaaaaatgtttggTTTCTAAAAATATAGGCTACCATTTGTGTCTAGGCTATGGTAACCATGGGAAATGAAGGCCTAGCCTTGTAGgtgatattttgttttagtttttatagtaggtggtattttattttttgaggtttttttttttttctttctggtttttgggtcacacctggcagcaatcaggggtcactcctagctctatgctcagaaatcgctcctgtaggcttggggaccacatgggatgctgggattcaaaccactgtccttctgcatgcaaggcaaatgccccacctccatgctctctctggcccccaagtaggtggtattttgaattaaaatagcTAGTCCAGATTTTATGTGCAGTCAAAACAAAGAATCCAGTGTCATCAGGGATCTGGTCTGCTGCTCCTCCCCACTGTCATCTGCAGCATCTGACATTCCTTCTGAGGATCACAGTTTGTTTGGCAACACACTTCTGGGGATTGCATTTGACAGGCAGAGGATGCAGGGGCTAGTGGAGCCTTACCTGCTGAAAACATTTCTTTACAGACTCTTCTAGCAATTTTCACAAACTTTTCATTgacaagaaatagtacaggtcACTTCACAGTGGGGATGCATTGAAAGGAATATGCTTTTAGGCAATTTCCTTATTGTGCTAATGTCTTTGAGATAATTACACAGACTTAGATGGTCTGGCCCTAGTACtcatctatatttttgttttggttttggtttagtttagttttgttttgggaccacacccagtgacactcaggagttattcctggctatgcgctcagaaataactgttggcttgggggaccatatgggatgccaggcgatcgaactgtggttcgttctaggtcagcctcgtgcaaacactaggcaaacactctaccactgcaccactgctctagcccctctaGTACACATCTAGATGATATAGAGCAACCACCTTCTTATGTGCTTTGTCCATCCTAGACCAAAACATTATGTGGTGCTTGAATGTCGAGAAATAGAGTTCCTAAGTGCAGAAGTTCTGAGAAGGATGATTTTAACTTTCTAAATCTCAAAGAAGAGCAAGATGAGTGAAAAGCATGTGATAAATGGCTTTAAGCTGCACAATATCTTATACTCAACACTTGGTGCCATGTCTGTtttaagttctttctttctttctttctttctttctttcttttttcttttttctttctttctttctttctttttcttttttctttctttctttctttttttctttctttctttctttcttccttctttctttcttccttcttcttcttcttcttctttccttccttcttcttctttccttccttccttccttccttccttcctcctccctccctccctcctctccccctcctcccccctccctccctccctccctcccccctcccccctccctccccccccccctccctcccccccctccctccctcctccccccctcccctccctccctccctccctccctccctccctctcctccctccctccctctctctccctctctttctttctttctttctttctttctttctttctttctttcttgttttgctttttgggtcacactcggcagtgctcaggggacagtcCTGGCTCTaagcccagaaatcgcccctggcaggcttgggtgactatatgggacgccgggatttgaaccaccatccttctgcatgcaaggcaaacccctaccgctgtgccatctctccagcccctaagtgctttatttttctatgtttaacTCACGTAACTTCCATATGAAAATAGTTCTAATTATTATCCTTTGAAGAACTGAAGTTCAGAGAGGGTAAGAAGTTGAGTGAGgagctgaaacaatagcacaacggtagggcatttgccttaaacgtggccaactcaggacagacccagatttgattcctggcattctgaacgcagagtcaggagtaacccctgagcatcactggtgtgcccccccccaaaaaaaaaacaaaaacaaaacaaaaaagctgttaTCAAAAGGGTTTTTCATATacattaaataatacatttctcCCCACCACACACATCTACATACACACACCTAAAAATGTTGATTAGATTCCTTGATTTTTGGTGGGGGTACACTAAAGTGACCGATCAGCCcttgttgtttgtgtttgttgCTCTGGCAATAGGAATGTTCTTAGAAAACTTTGGGTGTGTCTCACTAGTGTGCTTTAAAATTCTGTGTATTGGTCAGAAATGCATAGAATCAGAGAACAGTCTTGAATTTCACTTTTGAGTTATTCAGTggcttttcataatttttaataatgatgaTCTCATATTTCTGGAATTAAACTTTCTGAATTATTGAGTGTTGTATTGTGTATCCtcctcttttccctctttttttatttccaggaacagaacttttattttgttgtataaaGATGTGCATGActtgtttattgttattttttccgTGTTGTTTTCTAGCCAGTAAACTTTCTTGCAGGCATGATTGATTTTATTTGCTTTCCTGAGATTTCTTGAAGAATCCAGATGTCTACTATTAACATTTAAGGATTTGgaggtttaattatttttaaattatttttaaacgaAACAAAGTTAATGTGTTGTGATAGAAAACGTGGCCTTTGGTAGTCAAAAAAATTAAGGGACTTTTAAAGGATCTATAAAAGTTTTATGGCATTTCCACATGGGGATGTGTTCCTATTGTTTTAGGCTACTGTAAATCATTCTGGTCACTTCTTGGCATATGTGCCTACTAAAACACCCTTTACAACCAACTGGTCTGGAATAGATTGTGCTCTGAAGTCATTCTTGTTGTCTTCAAGTACTCTTACAAAAGGGCATGTGCTGGTTATGTTTGATGTATTGTTCTAATCAAATTGTACTTAGATTGATTGTTGAgatttgtttgttcttttcatttattggGTTGGGAGCAGTCGTTTATTGAGCCGCTCTGGATTGTGCTGGGAGGTTTTTCTTGTAGTCACTTGCCTTGTGTTGGTTCCAGGGAAGCTGCCCGGGAGTGTcgcaggaagaagaaagaatatgTCAAATGTCTTGAAAATCGTGTGGCTGTGCttgaaaaccaaaacaagactCTCATTGAGGAACTCAAGGCCCTCAAAGATCTTTATTGCCATAAAGCAGAATAACTGTCTTTGACTTGGACCTTGTGTACTGTGAACTCTGATCAAGGCAGGAGATACAGCAGTTCCACTAATTGCCTTATGGACTTGTAGAAGGGACACTTGTGACCCTTCAGAATCCAGTTTGGCTTAGTGTTGGCAATGGAATTGGGAATGTTGTCCCGAGATTTGGAAAGCAGCCATGATCACATACGCTATGCTTACTTCAGTCTGTTGGTCAATAgcatgcaaaaatatgttttgtttgccCCTTTGCTTCTACCCTTTTTCAGGGAAGCTGCTAAAGAATGTCGACGGCGAAAGAAAGAATATGTCAAATGTCTGGAAAGTCGTGTTGCAGTGCTGGAAGTTCAGAACAAGAAGCTTATAGAGGAACTTGAGACCTTGAAAGACATTTGCTCTCCTAAAACAGATtagtagaaatattttcattatgaaCTGATCACAACATGTACAGTTGCTTTTGAAAGCAATACAATATTTAGCCAGCAAGGATTACGGCTTTTCTTCTTTGTATCATTCATCATATGCTCTCATCTCTAACATTCCTGAAATGTGCTTCACTGTACGTAGTTAATTCTTAGCCGtcacatctattttttaaaaaaggagacaaactaaaaaaaatgtatgtaacaAATTCTTAAAATACGATATTTGTATGATTTCCAATGCTACGTATTTGAAGTTCGTGATCTCTGTGTCATGAATAGTGTCCTATGCAATAACTTTGTTTCCAggtctttaaaaatcattttaggaAAGGATGATCAAAGAGAACGCATCCAGttgtacaataaaaataaaccataccCCTCCCCAAATACCTCAGGAAAGAATTGAAAGAATCTAATGACATGCCTTTATGAAAATTATAGCCTATAAATGAATTTATGGCATTTGCAGACTTTTATATTAGTTGCTTTGTAAAGAAAAGTATTGTATTGCTGTCCTTGAATGCCATAGTTGAAGAGAGTTTTTAATAGAACCATGTTGGTTATACTTTGTAGTGTTTGGTGCTCATTTAACTATATGAACCTTAACTCCGTTTTTACTCTATTGTGTAATATAAAACTATCTTCCAAAAGTGTTTACTGTTGGTTTGATATCCTAATCATAGTTGCAACAAATATTTAATAGCCTGAATGAGTTCCACGTTCAAGTTAGAATTGTATTTGCATAGCATCACGGGTACTCATGCCAATTCCTACACTGGGTCTTGAGCTTTGCAAATacttgttgttttgttattgttgtcacccatggtgctcaggttttattcctggctctattctgtactcaggaatcactcctagaggagctcaggaccttctgggatgccagggattgaatgtgggtcatctgcatgcaaggctagtgccccgcccactgtactctttctccagGCCTCTGCATATGCGTTCTCTGCCATCTCATCAGAATGAGTTGAGCTTCAGTCTGTGGTACGGAGGGAGCCTTTCTGCAAATGGTCTGGAAAGCTCCTGCTGACAGTCATGCATTTTGAATCTTTGCAAACAAACCAAAGTGAAAACACAAGCACGCCAGAATTTTATTCTCCATTTTAAAATGGCTAGAAGTCtatattagataaaatattttaatatttgatggTCTTTTTTCTGTAAAGAGAAGTACTGCCACTGGTATCCACATTTTCTTCTGGTCTTCATAGATTTAAAACTTTGGAaagttttaaataactttatgaaAGTCTAGAGCCCAAGTAACCATTCTCTTTGCAACATCTGTGGAAGGCCACAGATGTAGctctgtagctttttttttttttttttggggggggggtcacaccagcaccactcaggggttactcctggctctacgctcagaaattgctcctgacaggctcaggggaccatatgggataccaggatttgaaccaccatccttctgcaggcaaggcagccttacctccaggctatctcttcagctccagctttttttttttttcttactattttactttttttgctttcttaGTATCTGCAACATCTGACCCTAAAGTGtgcctctctccccacccctcgtCTTCACTGGTTTGGTCACCATGTATAGGGAGGTACAGAAAGAGGACATGTGTGTTGCATCTAACTTCTGCCGGCATCTGCCTTTCTCTCCTGACACTCCCAGAACAGGGCATGGCATTTAAGGCTTTCTTTAGAAATACATATTCATCCTTCAGAATTTAGAACTCTGAATTTTTATTCCCTCATTTTTTGTCTTCTACAGAGAAATAAGATGAGGAAAGaagacaaggaaaaaataaaaaggaaaggagaaccCCAAGTTTCAGGTG
Coding sequences within it:
- the CREM gene encoding cAMP-responsive element modulator isoform X8 gives rise to the protein MAAATGDMPTYQIRAPTTTLPQGVVMAASPGSLHSPQQLAEEATRKRELRLMKNREAARECRRKKKEYVKCLENRVAVLENQNKTLIEELKALKDLYCHKAE
- the CREM gene encoding cAMP-responsive element modulator isoform X9, encoding MPTYQIRAPTTTLPQGVVMAASPGSLHSPQQLAEEATRKRELRLMKNREAARECRRKKKEYVKCLENRVAVLENQNKTLIEELKALKDLYCHKAE
- the CREM gene encoding cAMP-responsive element modulator isoform X7, with product MQKLIMAVTGDETAATGDMPTYQIRAPTTTLPQGVVMAASPGSLHSPQQLAEEATRKRELRLMKNREAARECRRKKKEYVKCLENRVAVLENQNKTLIEELKALKDLYCHKAE
- the CREM gene encoding cAMP-responsive element modulator isoform X6, which encodes MQKLIMAVTGDETDEETELAPSHMAAATGDMPTYQIRAPTTTLPQGVVMAASPGSLHSPQQLAEEATRKRELRLMKNREAARECRRKKKEYVKCLENRVAVLENQNKTLIEELKALKDLYCHKAE